A single genomic interval of Flavobacteriales bacterium harbors:
- a CDS encoding type II toxin-antitoxin system RelE/ParE family toxin, translated as MKVEVSEYAAGQLESIWDHHALEVNVRVADRITKKIVDDIEWLGSHPHGGQYEPLLEHLNMGHRRWVCGHYKILYRIVEETVFISDIFDARQDPDKMAW; from the coding sequence GTGAAGGTCGAGGTATCCGAATACGCGGCCGGGCAACTGGAGTCCATCTGGGACCATCACGCCCTGGAGGTCAACGTGCGCGTGGCGGACCGGATAACGAAGAAGATCGTGGACGACATCGAATGGCTCGGCAGCCATCCGCACGGTGGGCAGTACGAGCCTTTGCTGGAGCACCTCAACATGGGACATCGCCGTTGGGTCTGCGGCCATTACAAGATCCTCTACCGCATCGTTGAAGAGACCGTCTTCATCTCGGACATCTTCGATGCACGACAGGATCCCGATAAGATGGCGTGGTGA
- a CDS encoding type II toxin-antitoxin system RelE/ParE family toxin yields MSYQVRIARDAERDIDSLHAAVVPRIFKAIKALGHDPRPAGCKKLKGAYADAWRIRVGAYRILDVIDDGIRIVEVREVGHRKDIYR; encoded by the coding sequence GTGAGCTACCAGGTGCGCATCGCGCGCGATGCCGAGCGCGACATCGACAGCCTCCATGCCGCTGTGGTGCCGCGCATCTTCAAAGCCATCAAAGCCCTGGGTCACGATCCACGGCCGGCGGGCTGCAAGAAGTTGAAGGGTGCTTATGCCGACGCGTGGCGGATCCGCGTCGGCGCCTACCGGATCCTCGATGTCATCGACGATGGCATCCGCATCGTGGAAGTGCGTGAAGTGGGGCACCGAAAGGACATCTACCGCTGA
- a CDS encoding HNH endonuclease, with amino-acid sequence MPMALPDHLRLNLGSSRMHGKAPHKPILLLTVLKAFDDGLIVENRIAPSAELVNLFHGYWAALVPQGHFQRRFFLPFYHLKNERSGLWKLHTLPGFERSISRSNSINSLGSLIAFEAHAKLRADVYQRWLDAESRAIDRQLLMAAYFPDLELPAELPDHLRDLEQRIATNSPTIVGVQQQGTQEEEEEEVVLRSAAFKRKVPELYGYRCAITGLQVRSTRGPSLIDACHIVPWADSFDDTISNGIALCPNMHRAFDRGLISIAVDHTVLVARDLQETESIYAIRPFAGKPLLLPGDVRYRPAPEKLARHRERFGY; translated from the coding sequence ATGCCCATGGCCCTGCCGGATCACCTGCGCCTGAACCTCGGTTCATCGCGCATGCACGGCAAGGCACCCCACAAGCCCATCCTGTTGCTTACTGTGCTCAAAGCGTTCGACGATGGGCTGATCGTCGAGAACCGCATCGCGCCGAGCGCCGAGTTGGTCAACCTGTTCCACGGCTACTGGGCCGCGCTGGTGCCGCAGGGCCACTTCCAGCGGCGCTTCTTCCTTCCGTTCTACCACCTCAAGAACGAGCGCTCCGGGCTCTGGAAGTTGCACACCCTGCCTGGCTTCGAGCGGTCCATCAGCCGCTCCAACTCGATCAACAGCCTCGGCTCGCTTATCGCGTTCGAGGCCCATGCAAAGCTCCGGGCCGATGTGTACCAGCGCTGGCTGGATGCGGAAAGTCGGGCCATCGATCGCCAGCTGCTCATGGCCGCCTACTTCCCCGACTTGGAGTTACCCGCCGAGCTGCCCGATCACCTCCGCGACCTGGAGCAGCGCATCGCCACGAACTCGCCGACGATCGTCGGGGTGCAACAGCAAGGCACGCAGGAGGAGGAAGAAGAGGAGGTGGTGCTGCGTAGCGCCGCCTTCAAGCGCAAAGTGCCGGAGCTCTATGGCTATCGATGCGCCATCACCGGGTTGCAGGTGCGCAGCACGCGCGGCCCCAGCCTCATCGACGCCTGCCACATCGTGCCTTGGGCCGATTCGTTCGATGACACCATCAGCAACGGCATCGCCCTGTGCCCGAACATGCATCGTGCCTTCGATCGGGGCTTGATCAGTATCGCGGTGGACCACACCGTGCTGGTGGCCCGTGACCTGCAAGAGACGGAAAGCATCTACGCCATCCGGCCTTTCGCAGGGAAGCCGCTGCTGCTGCCAGGGGATGTGCGCTACCGCCCGGCGCCGGAGAAGCTTGCCCGCCATCGGGAGCGGTTCGGGTACTGA
- a CDS encoding AraC family transcriptional regulator, with the protein MEISYQEHAPAPALAPFVDRYWTFTTGGTERDTTPEQCCIPLGMSELMLHLRGPYCAGLVQGRWTTFPRVYFTGIALQPLVWTMNGASSMLGARLKPEGMLRLFRLPLDGICDSYADAWPLLDARERRAVEHILRSAGPQEAVQRFEQLLFAQLEQLPAVEDRFVQALLRMRAQGHTWDKAAVNDVLFVGDRQMQRLFKARLGLTPKAYFKLMRFREAYDRSRAARRVDWIGLATLLGYSDQAHLIRDFKHYAGATPQAFLQQPLPRFQRPVA; encoded by the coding sequence ATGGAGATCTCCTACCAGGAGCACGCGCCCGCACCGGCCCTCGCGCCCTTCGTGGACCGCTACTGGACCTTCACCACCGGCGGCACCGAGCGCGACACCACGCCCGAGCAATGCTGCATCCCGCTCGGCATGAGCGAACTGATGCTGCACCTGCGCGGCCCCTACTGCGCCGGCCTCGTGCAAGGGCGCTGGACCACCTTCCCGCGCGTCTACTTCACCGGCATCGCCCTGCAGCCCCTGGTGTGGACCATGAACGGCGCCAGCTCCATGCTCGGTGCGCGCCTCAAGCCCGAGGGCATGCTGCGCCTCTTCCGCCTTCCGCTCGATGGCATTTGCGATTCCTACGCCGATGCCTGGCCGCTTCTGGATGCACGGGAGCGCCGGGCCGTGGAGCACATCCTCCGCAGCGCGGGTCCGCAGGAGGCGGTGCAGCGCTTCGAACAGCTGCTCTTCGCGCAGCTGGAGCAGCTGCCCGCCGTGGAGGACCGCTTCGTGCAGGCCCTGCTGCGCATGCGCGCCCAGGGGCACACGTGGGACAAGGCCGCCGTGAACGATGTGCTCTTCGTGGGCGACCGCCAGATGCAGCGCCTCTTCAAGGCCCGCCTCGGCCTCACGCCCAAGGCCTACTTCAAGCTCATGCGCTTCCGCGAGGCCTACGACCGGTCGCGCGCCGCCCGCCGGGTGGACTGGATCGGCCTGGCCACCCTGCTCGGCTACAGCGATCAGGCGCACCTCATCCGCGACTTCAAGCACTACGCCGGCGCCACCCCGCAGGCCTTCCTCCAGCAGCCTCTGCCACGCTTTCAGCGACCGGTGGCGTGA
- a CDS encoding diheme cytochrome c-553 yields the protein MRTLLITAVIGLFAACNTTVAPTEPPPAPPTTIPMVQEETLEARQERGRYLVEIMGCNDCHSPKLMGPNGPYPDPDRLLSGHPAAQALPAVPKAALKDWALFAMGNTATVGPWGVSYAANITSDASGIGNWSEEQFANAMRKGWWKGLEGSRPLLPPMPWPNFANMPDADISAIYAYLISTKPVENVVPAPVPPDQL from the coding sequence ATGCGCACCCTCCTCATCACCGCCGTCATCGGCCTGTTCGCCGCCTGCAACACGACCGTCGCTCCGACGGAGCCGCCGCCTGCGCCGCCCACCACCATCCCCATGGTGCAGGAGGAGACCCTGGAGGCCCGCCAGGAACGCGGCCGTTACCTCGTGGAGATCATGGGCTGCAACGACTGCCACTCGCCCAAGCTCATGGGCCCCAACGGTCCTTACCCCGATCCGGACCGGCTGCTCAGCGGCCACCCCGCCGCGCAGGCCCTGCCCGCCGTGCCGAAGGCGGCGCTAAAGGATTGGGCGCTCTTCGCCATGGGCAACACCGCCACCGTGGGGCCCTGGGGCGTCAGCTATGCCGCCAACATCACCAGCGATGCATCCGGCATCGGCAACTGGAGCGAAGAGCAGTTCGCCAACGCCATGCGCAAGGGCTGGTGGAAGGGCCTCGAAGGCTCGCGCCCGCTGCTGCCGCCCATGCCCTGGCCCAACTTCGCGAACATGCCCGATGCGGACATCAGCGCCATCTACGCCTACCTGATCAGCACCAAGCCCGTGGAGAACGTGGTGCCCGCACCCGTGCCGCCCGACCAGCTCTGA
- a CDS encoding DUF1330 domain-containing protein: MKTFGFFDILSITDEQGMQQYRERVMATVDQYGGRYVAIGGPLQVIEGEQRPTFPVMIEFPSMEQAQRWYGSPEYADLKALRHRSATANAFFLQGIQ, translated from the coding sequence ATGAAGACCTTCGGATTCTTCGACATCCTGTCCATCACCGATGAGCAGGGCATGCAACAGTACCGCGAACGCGTGATGGCCACCGTGGACCAGTACGGCGGCCGCTACGTGGCCATCGGCGGCCCGCTACAGGTGATCGAGGGCGAACAGCGGCCCACCTTCCCGGTGATGATCGAGTTCCCCAGCATGGAACAGGCGCAGCGCTGGTACGGCTCGCCCGAGTACGCCGACCTCAAGGCCCTGCGCCACCGCAGCGCCACCGCCAACGCCTTTTTCCTCCAAGGCATCCAATAA
- a CDS encoding peptidase S41: MLRRAIVLLATVSPTLSSVYAQSCSCPATYDWMVRTFEENDAGFQLVVDRKGQAAYAEHTQALRAQADSATDLVACSRVLDEWLHWFRRGHIGIGPTEQAQQADRQHKESIPVAATAFPAGRLVKLTEAELVKRLERAGSARHPLEGVWTLGPYRVGIVRQPKDSTRFDAVILASENKNWKPGEVKVELHRQADGRYAGTFYMGDHSPEPVEATLQGSSGSMLQMRGVWMRQVPAPQFSPAERMHQRAMDAEAPFLERLSDRTLYLRIPSFAFEQKAGIDSVLAANDAVIRAAENLVIDIRYGTGGSDASYAGLIPYFYTGPIRSVGVKLRATELNAAGYEAYADMFGRDTEDGRECLDIATRMRAALGSWLEMDEQPWTVDSAHTVLPFPQRVGILCNEGNGSTDEQFLLEARTSYKVKLFGRPTFGSLDASNMRQVTSPDGCFQMGYTMSLSHRLPQMPVDVMGIQPDHYLDAGIPEMEWVGYVQGVLEGR, from the coding sequence ATGCTGCGACGCGCGATCGTCCTCCTTGCCACGGTGAGCCCGACCCTGTCATCCGTGTACGCCCAATCCTGCTCGTGCCCCGCCACCTACGATTGGATGGTGCGCACGTTCGAGGAGAACGACGCGGGTTTCCAGCTCGTGGTGGACCGCAAAGGCCAGGCCGCCTATGCCGAGCACACCCAGGCCCTGCGCGCCCAGGCCGACAGCGCCACCGATCTGGTCGCCTGCTCCCGGGTGCTCGACGAATGGCTCCACTGGTTCCGCAGGGGGCACATCGGCATCGGGCCCACCGAGCAGGCGCAACAGGCGGATCGGCAGCACAAGGAGAGCATACCTGTTGCCGCGACGGCCTTCCCCGCTGGCCGCCTGGTGAAGCTCACCGAGGCGGAACTGGTGAAGCGCCTGGAGCGTGCGGGCAGCGCGCGGCACCCCTTGGAGGGCGTGTGGACCTTGGGGCCCTACCGCGTGGGCATCGTGCGCCAGCCGAAGGACAGCACGCGCTTCGATGCGGTGATCCTGGCCTCGGAGAACAAGAACTGGAAGCCCGGTGAGGTGAAGGTGGAACTGCACCGGCAGGCGGACGGGCGCTATGCGGGCACCTTCTACATGGGCGACCATTCACCCGAACCGGTGGAGGCCACCCTGCAGGGCAGCAGCGGCAGCATGCTGCAGATGCGCGGTGTATGGATGCGCCAGGTGCCGGCGCCGCAGTTCTCCCCGGCGGAACGCATGCACCAGCGCGCGATGGACGCGGAAGCACCCTTCCTGGAGCGGCTCAGCGACCGCACGCTCTACCTGCGGATCCCCTCATTCGCCTTTGAGCAGAAGGCGGGGATCGACAGCGTGCTTGCCGCCAACGATGCGGTGATCCGCGCGGCGGAGAACCTGGTCATCGACATCCGCTACGGCACGGGGGGCAGCGATGCCAGCTACGCCGGGTTGATCCCCTACTTCTACACCGGGCCCATCCGCAGCGTGGGTGTGAAGCTGCGCGCCACCGAGCTGAACGCGGCGGGCTACGAGGCCTATGCCGACATGTTCGGCCGCGACACGGAGGATGGTCGGGAGTGCCTGGACATCGCCACACGCATGCGCGCCGCGCTCGGATCCTGGCTGGAGATGGACGAACAGCCGTGGACAGTGGACAGCGCGCACACCGTGCTGCCCTTCCCGCAACGGGTCGGCATCCTCTGCAACGAGGGCAACGGCAGCACGGATGAGCAGTTCCTGCTGGAGGCGCGCACGAGCTACAAGGTGAAGCTTTTCGGCCGGCCCACCTTCGGCTCGCTGGACGCGTCCAACATGCGGCAGGTCACCTCGCCCGATGGCTGCTTCCAGATGGGTTACACCATGAGCCTGAGTCATCGCCTGCCGCAGATGCCGGTGGACGTGATGGGTATCCAGCCGGACCACTACCTGGATGCGGGCATCCCGGAGATGGAGTGGGTGGGCTACGTGCAGGGTGTGTTGGAGGGGCGGTGA
- a CDS encoding T9SS type A sorting domain-containing protein has protein sequence MARAQLTLAALLVGSATMAQNMERGEYFVDVDPGFGNGTPFTVPALPEVNVLVDVDMSALTAGHHVLGVRMKDAQGNWGLTNRRSFLVRSMATGGEIERVEVFLDADPGFGNGVPVSVTPAPEIGNLLFDVITDTLSAGAHTLFVRSRSSTGAWSLTSALPFLLVVGIDELEAAGLAAGPNPMQDQLVLQRRLADMPIDLELRDASGRVVLLQQWTTDRLELPTAGLSAGGYLLVLKRPDLEPLILPVMKE, from the coding sequence ATGGCACGCGCACAGCTGACCTTGGCGGCCCTGTTGGTGGGCAGCGCGACCATGGCCCAGAACATGGAGCGCGGCGAGTACTTCGTCGATGTGGATCCCGGCTTCGGCAACGGCACGCCCTTCACGGTGCCTGCACTGCCCGAGGTGAACGTGCTGGTGGACGTGGACATGAGCGCGCTGACCGCCGGGCATCACGTGCTGGGGGTCCGAATGAAGGACGCACAGGGGAACTGGGGGTTGACGAACCGGCGCAGCTTCCTGGTGCGCAGCATGGCCACGGGCGGTGAAATCGAGCGCGTGGAGGTCTTCCTCGATGCGGATCCCGGCTTCGGGAATGGCGTTCCGGTCAGTGTGACCCCGGCCCCTGAGATCGGCAACCTGCTGTTCGACGTCATCACCGATACGCTGTCCGCCGGCGCGCACACCCTGTTCGTGCGTTCACGCTCCTCCACCGGCGCCTGGTCGCTCACCAGCGCGCTCCCCTTCCTGTTGGTGGTGGGCATCGACGAGCTGGAGGCAGCAGGTCTAGCTGCGGGACCGAACCCCATGCAGGACCAGTTGGTCCTGCAGCGCAGGCTGGCGGACATGCCCATCGATCTCGAGTTGCGTGATGCGTCGGGCCGGGTGGTACTGCTGCAGCAATGGACCACGGACCGGCTCGAGCTGCCAACGGCAGGACTTTCAGCAGGTGGTTATCTGCTGGTGTTGAAGCGGCCGGATCTGGAGCCATTGATCCTGCCGGTGATGAAGGAATAG
- a CDS encoding T9SS type A sorting domain-containing protein: MIPSDAQHNWTGNYTVESPTELRLYGSSMGGIWFNSSPNGGTWNGYVSTNVQGGDPTVVKVGASSYLMVHAGAPNANLVAEPMTSPTLRVLPTPASGSMTVHSSISSEGRLLVFDASGHVVLDEAFQQTATLDARIWSAGCYTARVVLPEGVCQARFIIERSH, encoded by the coding sequence ATGATCCCCTCCGACGCACAGCACAACTGGACGGGCAATTACACGGTGGAAAGCCCCACGGAGCTTCGCTTATATGGCAGCTCCATGGGCGGCATCTGGTTCAACAGTTCGCCCAACGGTGGCACCTGGAACGGTTATGTGAGCACGAACGTGCAGGGCGGCGATCCGACCGTGGTGAAGGTCGGTGCGAGCAGTTACCTGATGGTTCATGCGGGCGCGCCCAACGCGAACCTGGTGGCGGAGCCGATGACCTCGCCCACGCTGCGCGTTCTCCCCACGCCAGCTTCCGGCAGCATGACGGTGCACAGCTCGATCTCCTCGGAAGGCCGGCTCCTGGTGTTCGATGCGTCCGGTCACGTGGTCTTGGACGAAGCCTTCCAGCAAACGGCGACCCTGGATGCGCGGATCTGGTCCGCAGGCTGCTACACCGCTCGAGTGGTGCTCCCGGAGGGTGTGTGCCAGGCACGATTCATCATTGAGCGTTCCCATTGA
- a CDS encoding tetratricopeptide repeat protein, whose product MQGAKGAVRHMLAGAMLLITGILAAQSERRHDSLLQVFEHDTNYKARVWAGIKLSGDVITSDPQRTVRIGGQVMHLLDSLQQAGAMSDSLADIHRMIQLQTLGIAYSHLGDVQEELRLALQNLKIADRLGIPQKQCMALEKMGSLLLMQGNREEAYRYFHRALAIAERSNNTYRLALEYGNIGAALGETDPDSMLWYFRRSLEVMGRPDMVDREGAMGWMLNNIGNVLEDRGELDSALFYYERSLALRRSIDHRLGQYLVHSDMAELLVKQGRLQEGLEHANTGIRIAEENGFHQNLHHNFRVRSEVLARLGRYPEAYWDHRRYVQERDSIENERNTKQVVQQTMRYEYGREQLADSLAHEAELTVKAQEVRRQKAVRNGFMGGFALVALFAGIFLVQRNRIGKARERSDELLLNILPEEVAEELKAKGEAEAVHIDQVTVLFTDFKGFTAMSEKVTPKQLVHDLHECFSAFDNICEKHGLEKIKTIGDAYMAAGGLPTPNTTHATDVIQAAFEMRDFIAEGKARKIATALPYFEIRIGIHTGPVVAGIVGVKKFQYDIWGDTVNTASRMESSGEVGKVNISEATYWLLVNGDWSMANGISTLSPTPIHHSPAFVFTPRGKVQAKGKGELEMYFVERTG is encoded by the coding sequence ATGCAAGGCGCGAAGGGGGCGGTCCGACACATGCTCGCGGGCGCTATGCTCCTGATCACGGGTATCCTGGCCGCGCAGTCCGAGCGTCGGCACGACTCGCTCCTGCAGGTCTTCGAGCACGACACCAACTACAAGGCCCGGGTTTGGGCTGGCATCAAACTGAGCGGGGACGTGATCACCAGCGATCCCCAGCGGACGGTCCGCATCGGTGGGCAGGTGATGCACCTGCTGGACAGCCTTCAGCAAGCGGGTGCGATGTCCGATTCACTGGCCGACATCCACCGCATGATCCAGTTGCAGACCCTGGGCATCGCCTATTCCCACCTGGGCGATGTGCAGGAGGAGCTGCGGCTGGCACTGCAGAACCTGAAGATCGCCGATCGCCTGGGCATTCCCCAAAAACAATGCATGGCGCTGGAGAAGATGGGGTCGTTGCTTCTTATGCAGGGAAACCGGGAGGAGGCGTACCGATACTTCCATCGCGCGCTGGCCATTGCCGAGCGGTCCAACAACACTTATCGCCTGGCCTTGGAGTACGGCAACATCGGCGCGGCGCTCGGTGAAACGGACCCCGACTCGATGCTCTGGTATTTCCGGCGTTCGCTGGAGGTGATGGGACGACCGGACATGGTGGATCGCGAAGGTGCCATGGGCTGGATGCTGAACAACATCGGCAACGTGCTCGAGGATCGCGGGGAGCTGGATTCGGCCCTGTTCTATTACGAGCGCTCGCTGGCCCTGCGCCGGTCCATCGATCACCGCCTCGGACAATACCTCGTGCACAGTGACATGGCGGAGTTGCTGGTGAAGCAGGGCCGGTTGCAGGAGGGTCTGGAGCATGCCAACACCGGCATCCGCATCGCCGAGGAGAACGGATTCCACCAGAACCTGCACCATAATTTCCGGGTTCGCAGCGAAGTGCTCGCGCGGCTCGGGCGCTACCCGGAGGCATACTGGGACCATCGGCGCTATGTGCAGGAACGGGATTCCATCGAGAACGAGCGGAACACCAAACAGGTGGTCCAACAGACGATGCGCTATGAGTACGGCCGCGAACAGCTCGCCGACAGCCTCGCGCATGAGGCCGAGCTGACGGTGAAGGCGCAGGAGGTCCGTCGACAGAAAGCGGTGCGCAACGGATTCATGGGCGGCTTCGCCCTGGTGGCCCTCTTCGCCGGGATCTTCCTTGTGCAGCGAAATCGCATCGGCAAGGCCCGCGAACGGAGCGATGAACTGCTGTTGAACATCCTGCCAGAGGAAGTGGCCGAGGAGCTCAAGGCCAAGGGCGAGGCCGAGGCCGTGCACATCGACCAGGTCACCGTGCTCTTCACGGACTTTAAAGGCTTCACCGCCATGAGCGAAAAGGTGACCCCGAAGCAACTGGTGCACGACCTGCACGAGTGCTTCAGCGCCTTCGACAACATCTGCGAGAAGCATGGCCTGGAGAAGATCAAGACGATCGGCGATGCCTATATGGCCGCGGGTGGCCTGCCCACGCCGAATACCACCCATGCCACGGACGTGATCCAGGCCGCTTTCGAGATGCGCGACTTCATCGCCGAAGGCAAGGCGCGCAAGATCGCAACGGCCTTGCCGTATTTCGAGATCCGCATCGGCATCCACACCGGTCCGGTGGTGGCGGGCATCGTGGGCGTGAAGAAGTTCCAGTACGACATCTGGGGCGATACGGTGAACACGGCGAGCCGCATGGAATCGTCCGGCGAGGTGGGTAAGGTGAACATCAGCGAGGCCACGTACTGGCTTTTGGTGAATGGCGACTGGTCCATGGCGAATGGCATTTCCACCCTTTCACCAACTCCCATTCACCATTCACCCGCATTCGTCTTCACCCCTCGCGGAAAAGTGCAGGCAAAGGGTAAGGGGGAATTGGAGATGTATTTCGTTGAGCGCACGGGATAG
- a CDS encoding tetratricopeptide repeat protein: MRARAFERYIFDGHLFKDRDTALVLVDELMAFSEDRKLLDGQISALNLRAIAAAIANDHAQALELNEQIIAMATAKGDQERVADVLGNMGIIYRKQGDLPRALDHYQRSLALKEAQGDQRGIATTLTNMAVIHRDMGDMDKALADNLHSLAIVEELDDPRLLAGVLSSTGNVYFKMQDYRHALEYHERCLGIYERSGDQRGISMCLVNIGNVYYEQGDLEQALDFQQRALDLQGRIGDRMGITKSYNQIGRIRLAQGEARQAVIDCHKGLEVAVELGSIHDRAHNCDCLYEAYKAVGDAGNALLYHERTQQLRDSLFNEENTKRITQLTMQYEFDKKEAATKAEQERKDSIAAEELRRQKVVRNGFMGGFALVALFAGVFLVQRNRISRARERSDELLLNILPEEVAEELKARGEAEAKLIDEVTVLFTDFKGFTAMSEKLSPKELVKDLHECFSAFDRICEDHGLEKIKTIGDAYMAAGGLPTPNTTHATDVIRAALEMRDFIAAGKQHNLERGHPYFEIRIGVHTGPVVAGIVGVKKFSYDIWGDTVNTASRMESSGEPGQVNISEATYALVREQAGRLFDFTPRGKVQAKGKGEMEMYFVQRSSERAEA; encoded by the coding sequence GTGCGTGCGCGTGCATTCGAGAGATACATCTTTGATGGTCATCTCTTCAAGGACCGCGACACAGCACTCGTTCTGGTGGATGAACTGATGGCCTTCTCCGAGGATCGGAAGCTCCTCGATGGCCAGATCAGCGCTTTGAATCTCCGGGCGATCGCCGCTGCTATTGCGAACGATCATGCCCAGGCGCTGGAACTCAACGAACAGATCATCGCCATGGCCACGGCGAAGGGCGATCAGGAACGGGTCGCTGACGTGCTTGGCAACATGGGTATCATCTACAGGAAGCAAGGCGATCTGCCCAGGGCGTTGGACCACTACCAACGATCGCTCGCGCTGAAAGAGGCACAGGGCGATCAGCGCGGCATTGCCACCACCCTCACGAACATGGCCGTGATCCACCGCGATATGGGGGACATGGACAAGGCCTTGGCCGACAACCTCCACAGCCTTGCCATCGTGGAAGAGCTGGATGACCCCCGCCTTCTTGCCGGCGTGTTGAGCAGCACGGGCAATGTGTACTTCAAGATGCAGGACTACCGCCACGCGCTGGAGTATCATGAACGATGCCTCGGGATCTACGAGCGGTCCGGGGACCAGAGGGGCATCTCGATGTGCTTGGTGAACATCGGTAACGTGTATTATGAGCAGGGTGACCTGGAACAGGCTTTGGACTTTCAGCAGCGCGCATTGGACCTGCAGGGTCGGATCGGGGACAGAATGGGGATCACCAAGTCGTACAACCAGATCGGCAGGATCAGGCTGGCACAGGGCGAGGCACGCCAGGCGGTGATCGATTGCCACAAGGGTCTCGAGGTCGCCGTGGAACTCGGTTCCATCCACGACCGTGCGCACAATTGCGATTGTCTCTACGAGGCATACAAGGCGGTCGGCGACGCAGGGAACGCCCTGTTGTATCACGAACGAACGCAGCAGCTGCGCGACAGCCTGTTCAATGAGGAGAACACGAAGAGGATCACGCAGCTGACCATGCAGTATGAGTTCGATAAGAAGGAGGCCGCCACCAAGGCCGAACAGGAGAGGAAGGACTCCATCGCTGCTGAGGAACTGCGCCGCCAGAAGGTGGTGCGCAACGGCTTCATGGGGGGCTTCGCATTGGTCGCCTTGTTCGCTGGGGTTTTCCTTGTGCAGCGCAACCGCATCAGCAGGGCACGAGAGCGGAGCGACGAACTATTGCTCAACATCCTGCCGGAGGAAGTGGCTGAGGAACTGAAGGCGAGGGGTGAGGCCGAGGCAAAGCTCATTGATGAGGTCACCGTGCTCTTCACGGACTTCAAGGGCTTCACCGCCATGAGCGAGAAGCTCAGTCCCAAGGAGTTGGTGAAGGACCTGCACGAGTGCTTCAGTGCCTTCGATCGGATCTGTGAGGATCACGGCCTGGAGAAGATCAAGACCATCGGCGATGCGTACATGGCCGCCGGTGGATTGCCGACGCCGAACACCACGCACGCCACCGATGTGATCAGGGCCGCACTGGAAATGCGCGACTTCATCGCAGCGGGAAAGCAGCACAATCTGGAGCGAGGCCATCCCTACTTCGAGATCCGCATCGGGGTACATACCGGTCCGGTGGTAGCCGGCATCGTCGGGGTGAAGAAGTTCAGCTACGACATATGGGGCGATACGGTGAACACCGCCTCGCGAATGGAATCGTCCGGAGAGCCGGGACAAGTGAACATCAGTGAGGCGACGTACGCGTTGGTCCGTGAACAGGCTGGACGCCTGTTCGACTTCACCCCGCGCGGCAAGGTGCAGGCGAAGGGGAAGGGCGAGATGGAGATGTACTTCGTTCAACGAAGCTCGGAACGAGCGGAGGCATGA
- a CDS encoding SOS response-associated peptidase, whose amino-acid sequence MCYSTTLDRDLKALEQRLNRRMIDEFKRGERPDAGDQLLLPLDRTSAFARPLWPVVASKAPDRISVQRWGLLPRYIRSEEEAQEFLKRTPTFNAISEEVDAKRSYKHAVESGQRCLVPVTGFFEWRHEGKVKVPYRIGLKGGDVFCLAGLWEEHDGVDTYTVLTTRANPLLAFIHNSKQRMPVIVPEAQWDAWLSPDLAPDEVKRLCEPYPEEEMEAERLGAGPAQGTLF is encoded by the coding sequence GTGTGTTATTCCACCACCCTGGACCGCGACCTGAAGGCGCTGGAGCAACGGCTGAACCGGCGGATGATCGATGAGTTCAAGCGTGGGGAACGGCCTGACGCAGGTGACCAGCTCCTGCTGCCCTTGGACCGGACCAGTGCGTTCGCGCGACCGCTGTGGCCGGTGGTCGCCAGCAAGGCCCCGGACCGGATCAGCGTGCAACGCTGGGGGCTGCTTCCGCGCTACATCCGTTCCGAAGAGGAGGCCCAGGAGTTCCTGAAGCGGACGCCCACGTTCAACGCCATCAGCGAGGAGGTGGACGCCAAGCGGAGCTACAAGCATGCGGTGGAGAGCGGGCAGCGCTGCCTGGTGCCCGTCACGGGGTTCTTCGAATGGCGGCACGAGGGCAAGGTGAAGGTGCCCTACAGGATCGGGCTGAAGGGCGGTGATGTGTTCTGCCTGGCTGGGCTGTGGGAGGAGCACGACGGCGTGGACACCTACACCGTGCTCACCACCCGCGCCAACCCGCTGCTGGCCTTCATCCACAACAGCAAGCAGCGCATGCCGGTGATCGTGCCCGAGGCGCAGTGGGACGCCTGGCTATCGCCCGACCTGGCACCGGATGAGGTGAAGCGCCTGTGCGAGCCCTACCCCGAGGAGGAGATGGAGGCGGAGCGCCTGGGGGCGGGTCCTGCACAGGGCACCTTGTTCTGA